The following proteins are co-located in the Dyadobacter chenwenxiniae genome:
- a CDS encoding ABC transporter ATP-binding protein — MIEVSNISKAFNGKEVLKGISASFKKGETNLIIGGSGTGKSVLLKCMIGLVKPDQGNVLYNGRDFYNCDKETQQSIRREMGVLFQGGALFDSKTVEENVRFPLDMLTDQSVQEKQERVAFCLQRVGLEAAAKRMPSEISGGMKKRVGIARAIVMNPMYLFCDEPNSGLDPLTSVKIDELIKEITEEYQITTIIITHDMNSVMEIGQNIMFLYQGDKLWEGLNSEIIRTDVPELKEFLFSNKLLREMEK; from the coding sequence ATGATTGAAGTAAGCAATATTTCCAAAGCATTTAATGGTAAGGAAGTTTTAAAAGGCATTAGTGCATCATTTAAAAAAGGAGAAACCAATCTGATCATCGGCGGCAGCGGAACCGGAAAAAGTGTTTTGCTTAAGTGTATGATCGGACTCGTGAAACCGGATCAGGGCAATGTACTTTACAATGGCCGCGATTTTTACAATTGCGATAAAGAAACGCAGCAGTCGATCCGACGTGAAATGGGCGTTTTGTTTCAGGGAGGGGCGCTTTTTGATTCCAAAACAGTGGAAGAAAATGTGCGTTTCCCGCTGGACATGCTTACGGACCAATCCGTTCAGGAAAAGCAGGAGCGGGTTGCATTTTGTTTGCAGCGCGTAGGCCTGGAAGCTGCGGCGAAGAGAATGCCTTCCGAAATCAGCGGCGGGATGAAAAAGCGCGTGGGCATTGCACGGGCCATTGTAATGAACCCCATGTATCTTTTCTGCGACGAACCCAATTCCGGACTCGACCCGCTTACTTCGGTTAAAATTGACGAATTGATTAAAGAAATTACCGAAGAATACCAGATCACGACGATTATTATCACCCACGATATGAACTCGGTGATGGAGATCGGGCAGAATATCATGTTTCTTTACCAGGGCGACAAACTTTGGGAAGGGCTTAATTCTGAGATTATCAGAACGGATGTTCCCGAACTAAAAGAATTTCTTTTCTCCAATAAGCTGCTCCGCGAAATGGAAAAATAG
- a CDS encoding MlaE family ABC transporter permease yields MSVIGKYFIFLGTLFGKGEKLSVYWRRLMEECVGIGVSSIFIVAIVSTFIGAVSCIQTAYNLVSPIIPISTVALIVRDMEILELAPTITCIVLAGKVGSNIASELGTMRITEQIDALEVMGINSSSYLVLPKVVAAMLTFPMLVIFSAFLGILGGYLAGTLTGVITERDYLYGIRDSFVPYNIFFMCVKPFVFGFLIATISSFKGFFTEGGALEVGRSSTEAVTNSCISILVADYLLAQLLL; encoded by the coding sequence ATGTCTGTAATCGGGAAATACTTCATTTTTTTAGGAACGCTATTCGGAAAGGGTGAAAAACTATCGGTGTACTGGCGGCGGCTCATGGAAGAATGTGTGGGAATCGGAGTGAGCTCAATATTCATTGTTGCCATTGTTTCTACATTTATCGGGGCCGTTTCCTGCATTCAAACGGCCTATAACCTCGTTAGCCCGATCATTCCTATTTCAACGGTTGCGCTCATCGTGCGGGATATGGAAATTTTGGAGCTTGCGCCTACGATTACGTGCATTGTGCTTGCGGGAAAGGTTGGTTCCAACATTGCCAGTGAGCTGGGCACCATGCGCATTACCGAGCAGATTGATGCCCTGGAAGTGATGGGGATCAATTCATCATCGTATCTCGTGCTTCCAAAAGTCGTGGCAGCGATGCTGACTTTCCCTATGCTGGTTATTTTTTCTGCATTTCTCGGGATCCTGGGCGGTTATCTGGCGGGCACCTTAACAGGCGTTATTACCGAGCGCGATTATTTGTACGGGATCAGGGATTCATTTGTGCCGTACAACATTTTTTTTATGTGTGTAAAACCTTTTGTTTTTGGCTTCCTGATCGCTACAATATCTTCGTTTAAGGGATTTTTTACGGAAGGCGGCGCGTTGGAAGTGGGTAGGTCCAGCACCGAAGCGGTGACCAACAGCTGTATTTCTATTTTGGTTGCCGATTATCTTTTAGCCCAGCTTTTATTGTAA